One genomic segment of Kordiimonas sp. SCSIO 12603 includes these proteins:
- a CDS encoding response regulator, translating to MAVDMGMPILIVDDYKTMLRIVRNLLKQLGFNNVDEATDGSMALEKARAGKYGLIISDWNMEPMTGYEFLKEVRADTQLKDTPFIMVTAESKTDNVIAAKKAGVNNYIVKPFNAATLKSKMNAVLGDF from the coding sequence ATGGCCGTTGATATGGGTATGCCGATCCTGATCGTCGACGACTACAAAACAATGCTCCGCATTGTACGTAATCTACTAAAACAACTTGGTTTCAATAATGTGGATGAAGCCACAGATGGCTCTATGGCGCTGGAGAAAGCCCGCGCTGGTAAATATGGCCTTATTATTTCTGACTGGAACATGGAACCAATGACTGGTTACGAATTCCTGAAAGAAGTTCGTGCTGATACTCAGCTTAAAGATACACCATTCATCATGGTGACCGCAGAATCTAAAACAGACAACGTGATCGCTGCGAAAAAAGCTGGCGTGAACAACTATATTGTTAAGCCGTTTAACGCTGCGACACTAAAATCAAAAATGAATGCCGTTCTCGGAGATTTCTAA
- a CDS encoding protein phosphatase CheZ, producing MSAEELPDQIRLLVDSLRKQNTANLSLTDVASVTEVLMGTMQVFFANIDTSVYRECRALSDYISNARKEIASLQPSDLESARIPRAGLELDAIVQSTEDATNTIMEAAEEIMGADTSDSEAYQAVTQDAVMRIFEACSFQDITGQRISKVVETLSYIEKRVLELRNLLGVTEDDIDVANEEHQKELDERALLSGPALEGEGIDQNLVDQLLGDDDAAPAAEAPAPEPTPEPVAEAAPPPPPKPQAPPPPPAPEPPKPVNPRQLDSMFEEDFDPVAELAAKEAEKEEAKKKAEEEEAKKAAAKKEEKKEEDIDLPSGEEVSQDDIDALFG from the coding sequence ATGAGTGCCGAAGAGCTTCCGGATCAGATCAGATTACTGGTCGATAGTTTAAGGAAGCAAAATACCGCAAACCTATCACTGACAGATGTTGCATCTGTCACGGAAGTATTGATGGGCACAATGCAGGTATTTTTCGCAAACATTGATACGTCTGTTTATCGGGAATGCCGGGCGCTCAGCGACTATATCAGCAACGCCCGTAAGGAAATCGCTTCCTTGCAGCCTTCTGATTTGGAAAGCGCCCGTATTCCGAGAGCAGGTCTGGAATTGGACGCTATTGTTCAGTCCACCGAAGACGCTACAAACACCATCATGGAAGCTGCCGAAGAAATCATGGGTGCTGACACCAGTGATTCTGAAGCTTATCAAGCTGTTACCCAAGATGCTGTTATGCGAATTTTTGAGGCTTGTTCTTTCCAGGATATTACCGGACAACGAATCTCTAAAGTAGTTGAGACCCTCTCCTATATCGAGAAACGAGTTCTCGAACTTCGGAACCTTCTTGGGGTAACCGAAGATGATATCGACGTAGCCAATGAAGAACACCAAAAAGAACTTGATGAACGCGCTCTGCTTTCAGGCCCTGCGCTTGAAGGTGAAGGGATCGATCAAAATCTGGTTGATCAACTTCTTGGAGATGACGATGCGGCACCTGCAGCAGAAGCACCAGCCCCGGAACCTACTCCGGAGCCTGTTGCAGAAGCAGCACCGCCGCCGCCTCCTAAGCCACAGGCTCCTCCACCACCTCCTGCACCGGAGCCACCCAAACCTGTTAATCCACGTCAGTTGGATTCAATGTTTGAGGAAGACTTCGATCCTGTAGCTGAATTAGCTGCCAAGGAAGCGGAAAAAGAAGAAGCTAAGAAAAAGGCCGAAGAGGAAGAAGCCAAAAAGGCTGCTGCCAAAAAAGAAGAAAAGAAGGAAGAGGACATTGATCTTCCCTCTGGTGAAGAAGTTAGCCAGGATGATATTGACGCGCTCTTTGGCTAA
- a CDS encoding TIGR01459 family HAD-type hydrolase has translation MPNSGGRPIDLISGIREFSDQLDLIICDLWGVMHDGISLHPSAEIAIQKARAAGIKTVFLSNAPRPRFHVRDHLISMGLSEDLTDFVVTSGGLARDEVRANFRGKKLYHLGPAGDRNTVEGLPVVEVNHPDEADVILATDLDYRDVEKHRNWLKIAAEKQTPLLCANPDRIVHVGDKLYQCAGAVADLYEEIGGEVRWFGKPTAYALQSCLKECGLPADTPKNRILMVGDSLQTDMAGALAAGYKGLFIAGGIHRMEFPELERQAEDGRVSVAQFRKIFGAGKAVPHAVMQQLSW, from the coding sequence ATGCCTAATAGTGGTGGTCGTCCCATTGATTTAATTTCAGGAATCCGAGAGTTTTCTGATCAACTTGATCTCATTATTTGTGATCTTTGGGGGGTAATGCATGATGGAATTAGTCTGCACCCATCTGCAGAAATAGCCATACAGAAGGCTCGAGCTGCTGGAATTAAAACGGTTTTTCTGTCAAATGCGCCAAGACCGAGGTTCCATGTAAGAGATCATCTTATTTCTATGGGGCTATCTGAAGATTTAACAGATTTTGTTGTAACGTCTGGTGGATTGGCTCGTGATGAAGTGCGGGCAAATTTTAGAGGAAAAAAACTCTATCACCTTGGGCCAGCAGGAGACAGGAATACGGTAGAAGGATTGCCTGTTGTTGAGGTGAACCACCCTGATGAAGCAGATGTTATTCTTGCAACAGACCTTGATTATAGGGATGTGGAAAAGCACAGGAATTGGCTGAAGATTGCTGCAGAAAAACAAACACCGCTTTTATGTGCGAACCCTGACCGTATCGTACATGTGGGAGATAAACTCTATCAGTGTGCAGGCGCAGTTGCAGATCTATACGAAGAAATAGGCGGGGAGGTACGTTGGTTTGGTAAACCTACGGCTTATGCGCTTCAATCATGTCTGAAAGAATGTGGTTTGCCTGCGGATACACCCAAAAACCGTATACTGATGGTTGGTGATAGCTTGCAAACTGATATGGCTGGTGCTCTGGCTGCTGGGTATAAGGGATTATTTATTGCTGGCGGTATTCACCGTATGGAATTCCCTGAACTTGAGCGCCAAGCCGAGGATGGTAGGGTGTCTGTTGCACAGTTTAGAAAAATTTTCGGCGCAGGAAAGGCTGTTCCCCACGCCGTAATGCAACAGTTATCTTGGTAA
- a CDS encoding EAL domain-containing protein → MAPITQILLFISYFILGVAATVILPRALGISMSHAGYIGMFIFFGAWQIQNWLVVSRSEKNAKHRLDSLEDTVKILRRDLERARREMVSRSRMGEEQNELVVSELKVLQTLLSQVTAQERGFKPVEVAEDTVEPTEEEVLELSVDHLPPVKEDDDEEIVEEVEEETPEVITEEEIEELELTPEEAALAVIDDGTLDQKSDDEERKSVAEPRATVGPRRAPIRLIKREDQLLKVVKESLSENRIDLYLQPLVSLPSRKKVHYECFSRVRDEDGRIVLPRQYMKVAESKGLIGTIDNLLLFRLIQLVRRMGKRKPELRFFCNMSRHSMEDDEFFPQFIDFMTSNEEFSGRLVFEIAQQDFKMLNDDVLGRLKILGQRGFGFSLDMVTEFDDSFTELEKYNFQFIKADLSALIESHPERGDVDAFKSSLRRRGMQLVASRVETEDMVLQALETQVEFAQGYLFGEPASAHELSREL, encoded by the coding sequence ATGGCGCCAATAACGCAAATCTTATTGTTCATTTCTTATTTTATTCTCGGCGTAGCAGCGACGGTTATTCTGCCACGTGCTTTGGGTATTTCAATGTCGCATGCCGGATATATTGGCATGTTTATATTTTTCGGAGCTTGGCAGATACAAAATTGGCTCGTAGTTAGCCGCTCAGAGAAAAATGCTAAACATCGGTTGGATAGTCTTGAAGACACAGTCAAAATTCTGCGTAGGGATTTGGAACGCGCGCGGCGAGAGATGGTGAGCCGAAGCCGAATGGGTGAAGAACAGAATGAATTGGTGGTTTCTGAACTTAAAGTCCTACAGACGCTTCTTTCTCAGGTGACGGCGCAGGAACGTGGATTTAAGCCAGTTGAGGTTGCTGAAGATACAGTCGAGCCTACTGAAGAGGAGGTGCTTGAACTTAGCGTAGATCATTTACCTCCCGTAAAAGAAGATGATGACGAAGAGATCGTTGAAGAGGTGGAAGAAGAAACTCCAGAGGTGATCACTGAAGAAGAGATCGAAGAGTTAGAGCTTACACCTGAAGAGGCAGCGCTTGCTGTTATCGATGATGGGACACTTGATCAAAAATCTGATGATGAAGAAAGAAAGTCAGTTGCTGAGCCTCGTGCTACTGTTGGTCCACGAAGGGCGCCTATCCGTCTTATCAAGCGTGAAGATCAACTTCTAAAAGTGGTGAAAGAATCACTATCTGAAAACCGTATTGATTTATATTTACAGCCGCTTGTAAGCCTGCCAAGCCGAAAGAAAGTACACTATGAATGTTTCTCTCGCGTGAGAGATGAAGATGGTCGGATTGTACTGCCGCGCCAATATATGAAAGTTGCGGAAAGCAAAGGATTAATAGGTACTATCGATAACCTTTTATTGTTCCGCCTTATTCAGCTTGTTCGCAGAATGGGTAAGCGAAAACCCGAACTTCGCTTTTTCTGTAATATGTCACGTCATTCTATGGAAGATGATGAGTTTTTCCCGCAGTTCATTGATTTTATGACCAGCAATGAAGAGTTTTCCGGGCGCTTAGTATTTGAGATAGCACAGCAAGATTTTAAAATGTTGAATGATGATGTGCTTGGACGTTTGAAAATACTGGGTCAAAGAGGCTTTGGCTTCTCATTAGATATGGTGACTGAGTTTGATGATAGTTTCACTGAGCTTGAGAAGTATAATTTCCAATTTATCAAAGCAGATTTGAGTGCACTTATAGAATCTCACCCTGAGCGTGGTGACGTAGACGCCTTCAAATCATCGTTGCGCCGTCGCGGTATGCAGCTTGTAGCCAGCCGAGTTGAAACCGAAGATATGGTATTGCAGGCGCTAGAAACACAGGTTGAGTTTGCACAAGGATATTTATTTGGCGAACCAGCTTCGGCACATGAATTAAGCCGGGAATTGTAG
- a CDS encoding SCP2 sterol-binding domain-containing protein, whose product MSLEKITEEMRSRVGAHSPIQKVIKFDFGDDGIVRIDGVSSPTVIDNDDTDADCTVKVSMENFIQIAEGNLNAQMAFMTGKLRVEGDMSIAMQLGSILG is encoded by the coding sequence ATGTCACTTGAAAAAATCACAGAAGAAATGCGCAGCCGTGTCGGCGCTCATTCGCCAATCCAAAAAGTAATCAAATTTGATTTTGGTGATGATGGCATCGTACGTATTGATGGCGTTTCTTCACCAACCGTAATTGATAACGACGACACAGATGCCGACTGTACAGTGAAAGTTTCAATGGAAAACTTCATCCAAATTGCAGAAGGTAACCTAAACGCACAGATGGCTTTCATGACAGGCAAATTGCGTGTAGAAGGCGATATGAGCATTGCGATGCAGCTGGGATCAATTCTCGGCTAA